The Mercenaria mercenaria strain notata chromosome 10, MADL_Memer_1, whole genome shotgun sequence genome contains a region encoding:
- the LOC123560328 gene encoding uncharacterized protein LOC123560328: protein MAAEELHRHEGGPLERSHMKDMVQRNALESAAYNKVAKHLDNQKKAFVRQNTRDEGEMKNLLYRLQMEQQTTLNDTDIDPGGGTGSDIDEVDGTGLRLPAGRLEQESVANPYPVTIIPRFGGNTHIKQSVSSRDTIHRPGSSKLHSRRKSIEYEDIQESLSSMTVSDLSSASAISEQTISSSYTCLPHDDHSSRDWLATPGAISSVRRMRKSVTEQAHQRILRKTSCEHSEFCAPNSNSPPSHSRNNSLKEKKKSIASESTSPKLGYAKRRGGSLKERKASTADRTDVGVQPLSRSYSVLSKVTSSEFNKKQEISCSGPCGGKSEEGLKISRKNSKKGDKQGLSRKSSNDSTSSIDGSSLASRKKTNVRRKVGIAGSAESSPVISPLARDVETFKF from the exons ATGGCGGCCGAGGAGCTTCACCGTCATGAGGGAGGACCGCTAGAGCGCAGTCACATGAAGGATATGGTGCAGAGAAACGCGCTGGAAAGCGCTGCCTATAACAAAGTGGCCAAGCATCTAGATAACCAGAAGAAAGCGTTTGTAAGACAGAACACGCGTGATGAAGGGGAGATGAAAAATTTACTTTATCGTCTGCAAATGGAACAACAGACAACACTCAATGATACAGACATTGATCCTG GCGGTGGTACTGGCAGTGACATTGACGAGGTTGACGGAACTGGACTCCGACTTCCGGCTGGCCGTCTAGAACAAGAATCCGTTGCAAATCCGTATCCAGTCACTATTATTCCAAGGTTTGGCGGAAACACTCACATAAAACAGTCAGTTTCTTCAAGGGATACGATACACAGACCAG GTTCGTCAAAACTCCATTCAAGACGGAAGTCGATTGAATATGAAGATATACAAGAATCTTTGTCTTCAATGACAGTTTCTGATCTGTCTTCAGCATCAGCCATTTCTGAACAGACGATTTCAAGCTCGTATACATGTTTGCCACATGATGATCATTCTTCGCGGGATTGGCTGGCTACACCAGGAGCAATATCTTCCGTAAGACGCATGCGCAAGTCTGTTACGGAACAAGCACACCAAAGAATTTTGAGGAAAACAAGTTGCGAACATTCAGAGTTTTGCGCGCCGAATTCAAATAGCCCTCCATCACACAGCAGAAACAACTCATTGAAAGAGAAAAAGAAATCAATCGCCAGTGAATCAACGTCGCCGAAGCTAGGCTATGCGAAGAGGAGAGGAGGCTCTCTGAAGGAGAGAAAAGCTAGCACTGCAGACAGAACCGACGTTGGGGTGCAGCCTTTGTCTCGTTCATACTCCGTGCTTTCAAAAGTAACATCGTCAGAGTTCAATAAGAAACAGGAAATTTCCTGCAGTGGACCTTGCGGAGGAAAAAGCGAGGAGGGACTAAAAATCAGTAGGAAGAATTCAAAAAAGGGTGATAAGCAGGGTCTATCAAGAAAGTCAAGTAATGACTCTACATCGTCCATTGACGGTAGTTCCCTAGCTTCTCGTAAGAAAACGAATGTTCGGCGTAAAGTGGGTATAGCCGGAAGTGCGGAGTCTTCGCCTGTGATCAGCCCTCTAGCGCGAGATGTAGagacatttaaattttaa